One stretch of Psilocybe cubensis strain MGC-MH-2018 chromosome 6, whole genome shotgun sequence DNA includes these proteins:
- a CDS encoding putative nucleoside diphosphate kinase 5 gives MPTPPSQTPDVQYDADYLNHEHGADVFGDGANTPDATVKISTPSTAPLTRTVAIIKPHALKHRFDIERRIQEASFEIVKERQMEFDTETDPDTLYDLFGDDTDALAEGPVWVYVLERRRAVEVWNTLMGHPDVEIARRETPNSLRALYGISAQQNGLMGSPDAQTAEIQILSLFASSPPFPTSDLPAEEHEQYPSMRSDDSALLESIRRGLTIEDEGYAPSSVTNPSTAGGTGPRLNANGKVPFKARAVPATHDKPDIVPRMTRSAALRAGQPVEKPTSTGPRAPVSKERQAETFANVPGHKRTSTIQVASTAAPTIAPRMTRAASLRLGQPLPPPVTRQRSTGDEQAKANTFEGVPGHKRRESIAVASIKAPTVAPRLNKSASLRAQKEQTPPTSFMFRAGSAAKTPTLSRATSTQTLSSPSKAPPAPRPASQASNNPATSRYTVPRASSVASRPTAQPPKRAPSRSATAGSSSAVNGDGSTEEPAAAAAPAKAKPRPSSIAAPSIAPRTNKSAALRAAKKEAENAAALAAAAKKAAPRPSRVAPPPSSFKAIPT, from the exons ATGCCAACTCCACCATCGCAGACCCCGGACGTGCAGTATGATGCAGATTATCTGAACCATGAACACGGCGCGGATGTGTTTGGGGATGGTGCGAATACACCAGATGCGACTGTAAAGATCTCGACGCCGTCTACGGCGCCTCTTACACGCACCGTGGCTATTATCAAGCCCCATGCGCTTAAGCACCGGTTTGACATCGAGAGACGGATCCAGGAAGCCAGTTTCGAG ATTGTAAAGGAACGGCAGATGGAATTTGACACGGAGACGGACCCCGATACGTTGTATGACCTCTTTGGAGACGATACAGACGCTCTGGCAGA AGGTCCAGTGTGGGTATACGTACTTGAGCGGCGCCGCGCGGTAGAAGTATGGAACACGCTCATGGGCCACCCAGACGTCGAAATCGCACGGCGCGAGACGCCCAACTCCCTCCGCGCACTGTACGGCATCTCCGCACAGCAAAACGGCCTCATGGGCTCCCCGGACGCGCAGACCGCAGAGATCCAaatcctctccctcttcgcGTCGTCACCGCCCTTCCCTACCTCCGACCTCCCCGCAGAGGAGCACGAGCAGTACCCTTCTATGCGCAGCGACGACTCGGCGCTGCTCGAATCCATCCGCCGCGGGCTCACCATCGAAGATGAGGGGTACGCCCCGTCGAGCGTTACGAACCCGTCCACTGCAGGCGGGACCGGCCCGCGGCTCAACGCGAACGGGAAGGTGCCGTTCAAGGCGCGCGCGGTGCCCGCGACGCACGACAAGCCGGACATCGTGCCGCGCATGACGCGCTCGGCGGCGCTGCGCGCGGGGCAGCCTGTTGAGAAGCCTACGAGTACGGGCCCGCGCGCGCCGGTGTCGAAGGAGAGGCAGGCGGAGACGTTTGCAAATGTGCCTGGGCATAAGCGCACGAGTACGATTCAGGTCGCGTCTACGGCTGCGCCGACGATTGCGCCGCGGATGACGAGGGCAGCGTCGTTGAGGTTGGGGCAGCCCCTGCCGCCTCCGGTGACGAGGCAGAGGTCGACGGGGGATGAGCAAGCGAAGGCGAATACGTTTGAAGGTGTTCCTGGGCATAAGAGGAGAGAGAGTATTGCTGTTGCGTCGATTAAAGCACCTACGGTTGCTCCGAGGTTGAATAAGAGCGCGTCGTTGAGAGCTCAGAAGGAGCAGACCCCTCCTACTTCTTTCATGT TCCGTGCTGGTTCTGCAGCCAAAACGCCCACCTTGTCTCGGGCGACTTCAACACAAACCCTTTCATCTCCTTCAAAGGCACCACCCGCCCCTCGACCAGCATCTCAAGCGTCCAATAATCCTGCAACGTCACGGTATACGGTACCTAGAGCGTCTTCTGTTGCTTCGCGGCCCACTGCCCAACCTCCAAAAAGGGCGCCATCGAGATCCGCGACCGCTGGATCCTCGAGCGCAGTCAACGGTGATGGTTCTACTGAAGAACCCGCCGCAGCTGCAGCACCAGCCAAAGCCAAGCCACGTCCAAGTAGTATCGCAGCTCCTTCCATCGCCCCAAGGACCAACAAAAGCGCGGCACTTAGGGCGGCGAAGAAGGAGGCTGAGAACGCGGCTGCTTTGGCAGCTGCAGCGAAGAAAGCCGCTCCCAGGCCGAGCAGAGTCGCTCCGCCACCGTCGAGCTTCAAGGCAATTCCAACATAA
- a CDS encoding Phosphatidate cytidylyltransferase, mitochondrial, which translates to MSSLLPSVRSNVSKQVCLRLTVVRSYATETHTSSSSSTTTTTTTTDLPPLPHKANTTKPRLYPRPRPAVSHRHTPLPKLPASFGKNQLLPVSNSTRALLESIVAGFDAPIRYAFAYGSGVFEQDGYTVPSQLTSIAQGKTEIDPNAPMLDFIFAVTHPAHFHSINMHQHPNHYPLHARLLGSSYVSRVQEAGPGVWFNAYVPMNGVTIKYGVTTVDTLCSDLLNWQSLYVAGRMHKPLRIIKDDARVRLTQQVNLTSAVRAALLTLPEEFSETELFERITGFSYSGDPRMALPIENRNKVGNIVRKQGPQFKELYHRLVVGLPGVHWPVDGTRIQQDLAPHARAAHLRKLPSNLLRRVKENYARKGETNAELEADESAYWVHLAGDQNLPKVITDEVSNIVKGPATIQSIKGVISLGLGKTIRYGGAKMSKWWRG; encoded by the exons ATGTCATCTTTATTACCTTCTGTCCGTAGCAATGTCTCCAAACAAGTCTGCCTCAGACTCACCGTCGTTCGTTCCTATGCTACAGAGACTCAcacatcgtcctcgtcctccacgacgacgacgacgacgaccacCGACCTTCCACCGCTTCCGCACAAAGCAAACACCACGAAACCGCGACTATATCCGCGACCAAGACCAGCCGTGTCACATCGCCACACTCCCCTGCCCAAGCTACCCGCATCCTTTGGCAAGAACCAGCTTCTGCCTGTTTCCAACTCCACCCGTGCGCTGCTGGAATCCATCGTAGCGGGCTTTGACGCTCCCATACGCTATGCATTCGCCTATGGCTCTGGTGTCTTTGAACAGGACGGTTACACCGTACCGTCCCAGCTCACCTCAATTGCACAGGGAAAGACAGAAATCGACCCGAATGCACCCATGCTTGACTTTATCTTCGCGGTCACACATCCGGCCCATTTCCACTCGATCAATATGCACCAGCATCCCAATCACTATCCCTTGCATGCTCGTTTGCTCGGCTCGTCATATGTCTCGCGCGTACAGGAAGCTGGACCGGGCGTCTGGTTCAACGCATACGTGCCCATGAACGGTGTC ACTATCAAGTATGGGGTTACTACTGTGGATACTTTATGCTCCGATCTGCTCAATTGGCAGAGTTTATATGTGGCCGGCAGGATGCACAAGCCCCTTCGGATCATCAAAGACGACGCACGCGTCCGGCTGACGCAGCAGGTCAACCTGACCTCGGCCGTCCGGGCAGCCCTCTTGACGCTCCCAGAGGAATTCTCCGAGACCGAGCTCTTCGAGCGCATCACGGGCTTCAGCTACAGCGGCGACCCGCGCATGGCGCTTCCCATCGAGAACCGCAACAAGGTGGGCAACATCGTGCGCAAGCAGGGTCCGCAGTTCAAGGAGCTGTATCATCGGCTGGTCGTCGGGCTACCCGGTGTTCATTGGCCGGTTGATGGGACGAGGATTCAGCAGGATTTGGCGCCGCATGCGCGTGCGGCCCACTTGAGGAAGCTGCCGTCGAATTTGCTGAGGCGGGTTAAGGAGAACTATGCGAGGAAGGGGGAGACGAATGCGGAGCTCGAGGCGGATGAGAGCGCGTATTGGGTTCATCTGGCTGGTGATCAGAATCTACCGAAAGTGATCACTGACG AGGTGAGCAACATCGTGAAGGGCCCAGCGACGATCCAGTCGATCAAAGGCGTGATCAGTCTTGGACTGGGAAAAACGATACGATACGGAGGGGCAAAGATGAGTAAATGGTGGAGAGGGTGA
- a CDS encoding Dolichyl pyrophosphate Man9GlcNAc2 alpha-1,3-glucosyltransferase, with protein MDADELSALPPEGSWKRSTRIRTTSLNPRYAYTNPSPATTRAESPFRPPYTSPDITHSDVPTILAPTPRRHLLESSASQHWLNTPPLSPLTSARALSPQSTTSTAFPFPFPPSASSSAHNTNNSSVRRRISASTHRRSFSALFEHDIKAGGASGPVSPGGRAVGSTTSTHTHTHKGHEPDERAMGRRWIRWMHKRGLKAWVVPAVLATSLLVKLAIGLGSYSGQGTPPMYGDYEAQRHWMELTVHLPMKQWYTYDLPYWGLDYPPLTAYVSWICGIVAHWINPAWVALDKSRGIESAESKVFMRMSVLVTDTLVYLPALLMFCRIWHGSRSKRTQELALLTLILQPALLLIDFGHFQYNAVMLGFTLLAMNFFATGQDLLGAFFFVLSLGFKQMALYYAPAIGSYLIAKCLYLGPTEGSRLFVRLAAVTAGTFIVLFLPWLPPFAPFTAIAQPIKRIFPFARGLFEDKVANFWCASNVVFKWKAWASASALVKLSTLLTAVGFLPGVVGLIRSGFKMQSLTKNKEPTPFLPLLPYALLTSSMSFFLFSFQVHEKTILLPLMPITLLLSGSPIDSAVYSWGALVNNVAVFSMWPLLKRDGLGVQYLAMLLLWNRLIGYNPIRIPPKSFIQLFSLAVYGAAIALHVLELTISPPLRYPDIYPVLNVLISTPVFFLTWLWSIKCGVEVGWAVGGLGKAGPARQAGDAGGGEGVGVSGVDRRNRVVSLAERPSVET; from the exons ATGGACGCCGACGAGCTCTCTGCGCTGCCCCCAGAGGGCTCTTGGAAGCGCTCGACAAGGATACGCACGACGTCCCTCAACCCCCGCTACGCCTACACCAATCCAAGCCCCGCCACGACGCGCGCAGAGTCGCCCTTCAGGCCCCCATACACAAGCCCTGATAT AACACACTCGGATGTGCCTACCATCCTCGCCCCGACGCCCCGCCGCCACCTCCTCGAGAGCTCCGCCAGCCAGCATTGGCTCAACACGCCCCCGCTGTCCCCGCTCACCTCCGCCCGCGCGCTCTCCCCGCAGAGCACAACCTCCACCGCGTTTCCCTTCCCATTCCCACCGAGCGCCTCGTCATCGGCACACAATACGAATAACAGCAGCGTGCGGCGGCGCATCTCGGCGTCGACGCACCGGCGCAGCTTCAGCGCGCTGTTCGAGCATGACATCAAGGCGGGCGGGGCGTCTGGGCCTGTGTCGCCTGGTGGGAGGGCGGTAGGCAGCACCACTTccacacacacgcacacgcacaagGGCCACGAGCCAGACGAGCGCGCGATGGGCAGGCGGTGGATCAGGTGGATGCACAAGCGTGGACTCAAAGCGTGGGTCGTGCCTGCCGTCCTCGCCACCTCGCTGCTGGTAAAGCTGGCCATTGGTCTGGGGTCGTATTCCG GCCAGGGTACGCCGCCTATGTACGGCGACTATGAGGCGCAGAGGCATTGGATGGAGTTGACGGTCCATCTCCCGATGAAGCAGTGGTATACCTACGATCTGCCGTACTGGGGCTTGGACTATCCCCCCTTGACCGCTTATGTTTCCTGGATATGCGGGATTGT TGCACACTGGATCAACCCTGCATGGGTGGCGTTGGACAAGTCTCGTGGGATCGAGAGTGCGGAAAGTAAAGTGTTTATGCGGATGAGTGTGTTGGTGACAGATACGCTGGTTTATCTCCCGGCTTTGTTGATGTTCTGTCGGATATGGCATGGAAGCCGCTCGAAACGAACCCAA GAGCTTGCGCTCTTGACACTGATTCTACAACCTGCCCTGCTGTTAATTGACTTTGGCCATTTCCAGTATAATGCCGTCATGCTTG GTTTTACATTACTTGCGATGAACTTTTTCGCGACTGGTCAGGATCTTTTGGGCGCGTTCTTCTTTGTCCTCAGTCTGGGGTTCAAGCAAATGGCTTTGTATTATGCCCCTGCAATTGGATCATATCTAATCGCAAAGTGTTTGTATCTCGGTCCTACGGAAGG GTCTAGACTGTTCGTGCGCCTGGCAGCTGTGACTGCTGGTACCTTCATAGTTCTCTTCTTACCTTGGCTACCACCCTTTGCACCATTCACCGCCATCGCTCAACCCATAAAGCGTATTTTCCCATTTGCGCGTGGTCTGTTTGAGGACAAGGTGGCAAACTTTTGGTGTGCTTCAAATGTTGTGTTCAAGTGGAAGGCATGGGCATCCGCAAGTGCGCTTGTCAAACTCTCGACGCTGCTTACAGCTGTTGGATTTTTGCCTGGGGTGGTGGGATTGATTAGATCTGGGTTCAAAATGCAATCTTTGACGAAGAACAAGGAACCCACGCCGTTCCTACCGCTGCTGCCCTATGCGCTTCTTACTTCGTCCATGTCGTTCTTCCTGTTTTCGTTCCAGGTACATGAAAAAACGATCTTGTTGCCCTTGATGCCGATCACGCTTCTGCTGTCTGGGTCTCCTATCGACTCTGCTGTGTATTCATGGGGTGCATTGGTGAATAATGTGGCTGTCTTCAG CATGTGGCCGCTGCTAAAAAGAGATGGACTGGGAGTCCAATATCTCGCtatgttgttgttgtggaATAGACTGATTGGATATAACCCTATACGAATACCCCCCAAATCGTTTATTCAACTGTTTTCTTTG GCTGTGTACGGCGCAGCAATTGCTTTGCATGTATTGGAGTTGACGATCTCTCCACCTTTGAGATACCCAGATATATACCCGGTACTGAATGTGCTGATCAGCACGCCTGTGTTTTTCCTGACGTGGTTGTGGAGTATCAAGTGCGGGGTGGAGGTTGGATGGGCGGTGGGGGGACTGGGCAAGGCGGGGCCGGCTCGGCAGGCGGGGGATGCCGGTGGGGGTGAGGGAGTTGGAGTTTCTGGGGTTGACAGGAGGAACCGCGTAGTCAGTCTGGCAGAGCGGCCGTCAGTTGAGACTTAG
- a CDS encoding Putative esterase C31F10.02, with translation MAACLRFTRRLQIHRAVPGEVEVSLKVEQYNLHGGLVLSLTDTLGSLAVASKGHYMTGVSTDIGTSFVRPAGRVGDVLHAKAVLTGIGKQLAYTRVDFTNPAGELVAYGYHTKYVGKSSSHEANVKFSEDGESVIEGVDKE, from the exons ATGGCGGCGTGCTTGAGATTTACGCGGAGG CTGCAGATTCATAGGGCGGTGCCTGGTGAAGTCGAGGTGTCGTTGAAAGTTGAGCAGTACAATC TGCACGGCGGGCTGGTGCTGTCACTCACCGACACGCTTGGCTCGCTGGCTGTCGCGAGTAAGGGGCACTATATGACGGGCGTCTCGACGGACATTGGCACGTCCTTCGTGCGGCCCGCCGGGAGAGTCGGGGATGTGCTGCATGCTAAAGCGGTGTTGACTGGTATCG GCAAGCAGCTTGCGTATACGCGCGTGGACTTTACGAATCCTGCGGGCGAGCTGGTGGCTTATGGGT ACCATACGAAATACGTTGGCAAATCGTCTTCGCATGAA GCGAACGTCAAGTTCAGCGAAGACGGGGAGAGCGTGATTGAAGGCGTAGACAAGGAGTAG
- a CDS encoding protein transporter tim9, with amino-acid sequence MDFSNFNPAEQAHMTKVIEKRQMQDFLRMYSNLVEKCFNTCCNDFSSKALSSKEETCIMNCTEKFIKHSERVGARFAEANEEAMSAQNR; translated from the exons ATGGACTTTTCGAACTTCAATCCCGCCGAGCAAGCTCATATGACCAAGGTCATTGAGAAGAGGCAG ATGCAAGACTTCCTCCGAATGTATTCAAATCTCGTTGAAAAGTGCTTCAACACGTGTTGTAATGATTTCTCATCCAAGGCGCTGTCATCTAAAGAG GAAACTTGTATCATGAACTGTACGGAGAAATTCATCAAACACTCCGAGCGCGTTGGAGCCCGTTTTGCTGAAGCTAATGAGG AGGCTATGAGCGCACAAAATCGTTGA
- a CDS encoding Phospho-2-dehydro-3-deoxyheptonate aldolase, Phe-sensitive produces the protein MALTFKDALSRLENSRVKSTRPLIPPQILQEDLPLTLSAAQTVLQGRLAVERVLRGDDDRLVVVVGPCSVHNVEAAIEYAKLLKEYADTAKDDLLIVMRVYFEKPRTTVGWKGLINDPELNGSFQINKGLRIARTLLLDIAKLGLPAGCEFLDTITPQYTADLVSWGAIGARTTESQVHRELTSALSMPTGFKNSTDGSIGVAVDACRAARSGHVFLSVGKEGLSSIVETTGNPDVHVILRGGAQGPNYAAEYVRDAGQKLAKAGLPQKIMARQLESEDTANIIMGVMLESNLVEGRQDIPNSGPAGLKYGLSVTDACISWETTVPVLDRLREGVRARREGVKNRAKNE, from the exons ATGGCTCTGACTTTCAAAGATGCTCTCTCTCGCTTGGAAAATAGCAGAGTAAAATCGACAAGACCTCTTATTCCTCCTCAAATTCTCCAGGAAGATCTACCCCT CACTCTGAGCGCTGCTCAAACCGTTCTTCAGGGTCGTCTTGCGGTTGAGCGTGTACTCCGCGGTGACGACGACAGacttgtcgtcgtcgttgg ACCTTGCTCTGTTCACAACGTTGAAGCAGCGATCGAATacgccaaactcctcaaagAATACGCAGACACAGCGAAAGATGATTTGCTCATAGTCATGCGTGTCTACTTTGAAAAACCACGAACAACCGTTGGATGGAAAGGCCTCATCAACGACCCTGAACTGAACGGCAGTTTCCAAATCAACAAAGGTCTTCGCATTGCCCGCACCCTCTTGCTTGACATCGCCAAACTTGGCCTTCCTGCCGGCTGTGAATTCCTTGATACCATCACCCCTCAATACACAGCTGACCTAGTTTCTTGGGGAGCTATTGGCGCTCGTACAACCGAATCCCAAGTTCATCGTGAACTTACATCTGCACTTTCCATGCCCACCGGATTCAAAAATTCAACTGATGGAAGTATTGGAGTTGCCGTCGATGCTTGCCGTGCTGCTCGTAGTGGCCATGTTTTCCTTAGCGTCGGAAAAGAAGGTCTTAGCAGCATTGTCGAAACCACT GGTAACCCTGACGTTCATGTAATCTTGCGTGGTGGTGCTCAAGGCCCTAATTACGCCGCTGAATACGTTCGGGATGCTGGTCAAAAGTTGGCAAAAGCTGGCCTTCCTCAAAAAATCATG GCCCGACAACTTGAATCTGAAGACACAGCTAACATTATCATGGGCGTCATGCTTGAAAGCAATCTCGTTGAAGGTCGCCAGGATATCCCCAACTCTGGCCCTGCTGGACTAAAATATGGGCTTTCTGTCACCGATGCGTGTATCTCTTGGGAAACTACTGTTCCCGTCCTTGATCGCCTTCGTGAAGGAGTTCGTGCTCGCCGTGAGGGAGTCAAAAACAGAGCTAAGAACGAGTAG
- a CDS encoding Cytochrome P450 monooxygenase mpaDE, translating to MALPSEVVNQAFCVVSALDGGHITAPEDLFITNPVPDYSNRITLPSLCFLIQHSTNGHKFLFDLGIPPNLDSYPPAVQKMIANPSTSVDATHHCVDSLAKGNTRPEDIDYVCISHIHWDHTGDPSAFTKATFISNEAVRPFLAEGYPTKPDAAHFSDLYPMDRTRFLDFTECPTIGPFPRGHDFYGDGSLYIIDSPGHLPGHINVLARTSPDGAWIYLAGDSTHHWKIITGESSIKVGAPWDPTWCLHIDKNLAEKHIDHIRELLKISRVRVLIAHELDWYADNKGGSVFWPGSIPSL from the coding sequence ATGGCGCTCCCCAGTGAAGTTGTAAACCAAGCTTTTTGCGTTGTATCTGCACTCGATGGAGGACACATCACAGCGCCCGAAGATTTGTTCATAACTAATCCAGTACCCGATTATTCTAATCGTATAACATTGCCGTCACTATGTTTCCTCATACAACATTCCACCAATGGGCATAAATTCCTCTTCGACCTCGGGATTCCACCTAATCTGGACAGTTATCCACCAGCGGTGCAAAAGATGATTGCAAACCCCTCCACCTCGGTTGACGCAACGCACCACTGCGTTGACTCCCTTGCCAAAGGTAACACTAGACCCGAGGACATAGATTACGTCTGCATTTCACACATCCACTGGGACCACACAGGGGACCCCAGCGCCTTCACCAAAGCCACTTTCATCTCAAATGAAGCAGTTCGACCCTTCCTCGCCGAAGGCTACCCTACCAAACCTGACGCGGCACATTTCAGCGACCTCTATCCTATGGACCGGACACGATTTTTGGATTTTACAGAATGTCCAACCATCGGCCCCTTCCCTCGCGGTCATGACTTTTACGGAGATGGAAGTTTGTACATCATCGATAGCCCGGGACATCTTCCCGGACACATAAATGTATTGGCGAGGACCTCTCCGGATGGCGCATGGATTTATCTTGCAGGCGACAGCACGCACCACTGGAAGATCATTACAGGCGAATCTTCAATCAAAGTCGGTGCTCCATGGGACCCTACTTGGTGCCTTCATATAGACAAGAACCTGGCAGAAAAACACATCGATCATATACGCGAGTTGTTGAAGATTTCACGCGTTCGAGTGTTGATTGCACATGAACTTGACTGGTACGCAGACAATAAAGGTGGATCGGTCTTTTGGCCTGGAAGTATTCCGTCATTATAA
- a CDS encoding Cytochrome P450 monooxygenase mpaDE, with translation MSLPQPAENQAYCNVSALEAGLIDLLDTMFITNAVSGMVTKAPSLSFLIRHSTRNENFVFDLGIRKDWENYPPAIVEWAKKTYPVDVKQDVVESLQKGGLQPTDIKYVCLSHLHWDHTGNTHPFTNSTFLIGTAAQSLLQESKYPDKPDGRYSHDLLPSDRTLFLDPGEWKPIGPFPRSFDFYGDGSLYIIDAAGHLPGHINVLARTSSDGGWIFLGGDSAHHWNLITLESDVAVGHPGHLHICAHADKELAEEHIRRINALWKLPRVRVIIAHDEPWYSKNKGGDAFWPGKIASL, from the coding sequence ATGTCTCTTCCTCAACCAGCAGAGAATCAAGCGTACTGTAATGTCTCTGCCCTTGAAGCAGGCCTGATCGACCTGCTTGACACCATGTTCATCACCAATGCCGTTTCAGGAATGGTCACCAAAGCACCATCTTTAAGCTTCCTCATTCGCCACTCAACACGCAACGAAAACTTTGTCTTTGACTTAGGAATTCGCAAAGACTGGGAAAATTACCCGCCTGCTATCGTCGAATGGGCGAAGAAGACATATCCAGTAGATGTCAAACAAGATGTCGTAGAGTCTCTTCAAAAAGGAGGGTTGCAGCCGACTGATATTAAATATGTCTGCCTATCACATCTCCACTGGGACCACACAGGCAACACCCACCCGTTTACCAACAGCACTTTCTTGATCGGCACTGCGGCTCAATCTCTGCTTCAGGAATCAAAATATCCTGACAAACCGGATGGCCGTTACTCTCATGACCTCCTTCCCAGTGACCGCACGCTCTTTTTAGATCCTGGCGAATGGAAGCCTATCGGTCCGTTCCCTCGCTCATTCGACTTTTACGGAGACGGAAGTCTCTACATCATCGATGCTGCCGGTCATCTTCCAGGTCATATTAATGTCCTCGCACGCACCTCCTCAGATGGTGGATGGATATTTTTAGGCGGCGATAGCGCCCATCATTGGAATCTTATCACCCTTGAATCAGACGTCGCTGTAGGACATCCGGGCCATCTGCATATCTGTGCTCATGCGGATAAAGAGTTAGCTGAAGAACACATCCGCCGCATTAATGCTTTGTGGAAACTACCTCGTGTACGGGTGATCATTGCCCACGATGAACCTTGGTATTCCAAGAACAAAGGCGGCGATGCTTTTTGGCCTGGAAAAATTGCATCACTTTAA